Proteins from a genomic interval of Methanoplanus endosymbiosus:
- a CDS encoding tetratricopeptide repeat protein has translation MESNIIKDDSPAEEVRDALTKCAEYLNTTEGCISGRDTDKAQYTFSQGSDCFNEAFISFQDLYTDLIQLKVYGEVTALCDEFTGNLQRINKIGRALGFNMLGAVKAIESEIAAIRASCCIAEKDFLSAMKIYDASIKKNKHSATVWIARGMCLNELEKYKEAIRSIEKGIAAEEDSQRGWFCKGIAYLRSKRYERALESFEEAVLADTSKQCSYYYMLLAYLGLNLKDEAEKLIKRLLKKDPGPEDYYTIYLIQAAFKNEAEAEDAKSHALEMEPDIASWQSVADIKSEIDRITAKKK, from the coding sequence ATGGAATCAAACATAATAAAAGATGACTCACCGGCAGAAGAGGTAAGGGATGCCCTTACTAAATGTGCAGAATATCTGAATACAACCGAAGGCTGCATATCGGGGAGAGATACAGATAAAGCTCAGTACACCTTCAGCCAGGGTTCTGACTGTTTCAATGAAGCCTTCATCTCATTTCAGGATCTCTACACTGATCTGATACAGCTGAAAGTGTACGGAGAAGTAACAGCACTCTGCGATGAATTCACCGGAAATTTACAGAGAATTAATAAGATTGGCAGAGCTCTCGGATTTAATATGCTCGGTGCAGTAAAAGCAATAGAATCAGAAATTGCGGCAATCCGGGCATCCTGCTGCATTGCAGAGAAAGATTTCCTCTCAGCAATGAAGATCTATGATGCCTCAATAAAAAAGAACAAACATTCAGCAACAGTATGGATTGCCAGGGGCATGTGCCTCAACGAACTTGAAAAGTACAAAGAGGCAATAAGATCAATTGAGAAAGGCATAGCTGCTGAAGAAGACTCACAGAGAGGGTGGTTCTGTAAAGGCATAGCATATCTTAGGTCCAAAAGATATGAAAGAGCACTCGAATCATTTGAAGAGGCAGTCCTGGCAGATACCTCAAAGCAGTGCTCCTATTACTATATGCTTCTCGCATACCTGGGGCTGAATTTAAAAGATGAAGCCGAAAAACTGATAAAAAGACTATTAAAAAAAGATCCCGGCCCGGAAGACTATTACACAATATACCTGATACAGGCAGCATTCAAAAACGAAGCAGAAGCTGAAGATGCCAAAAGCCACGCCCTTGAAATGGAGCCGGATATAGCATCCTGGCAGTCAGTGGCAGATATAAAATCAGAGATCGACAGGATAACAGCAAAGAAGAAGTGA
- a CDS encoding transglutaminase domain-containing protein yields MKVAGAKVLAAMIIIFILSAGCTGTSGEDTDIASETGDDRQIIDKSPAADNLYSKGLSEFKSGNYRTAEGYFADAENFYQNLNNKDKTLNARYMKYKSLRAYIEYPYNQTVAKEEMAAKIPGITEEEMNLWLSGDAQKITTDNETLYYENTVINYLYANSEVLQNFNYLNFGYVSEEALSRSKELSGPFYTNPRHYKGIESLNIPKDKFTADGIIKIWFPLPLNTEAQSNVTVNNLSYEEYIVKGPVTDGSIGYVYYEIPGGKIAGDLIISADIGFTYYEHISDTDPSPVMEYNRSSPEYLHYTASVGNTEISEDIKNKAEEIAGGEKNPYLQAKLIYNYIITTYPYSQVPHLSLDTVEPKIAETAYMYETGNGDCGTQSMYFSALCRALGIPARALGGYQMVMSDSPGEHFWAEYYIEGYGWVPCDPTVAETADWVEIPDEKREKFKEFYSDSLDARRFVIQKETDAVMIPLFEEKTVSPDNLPVFRPVLQSPAFVHDESETDIDLFARGYFSIELKEV; encoded by the coding sequence ATGAAGGTTGCAGGTGCAAAAGTTCTGGCTGCAATGATTATCATTTTTATACTCTCTGCGGGATGCACAGGAACTTCCGGAGAAGATACTGATATAGCCTCTGAAACCGGAGATGACCGGCAGATTATAGACAAATCACCGGCAGCCGATAACCTGTATTCCAAAGGTCTCTCTGAGTTTAAATCCGGAAATTACAGGACTGCTGAAGGATATTTTGCGGATGCAGAGAATTTTTACCAGAATTTAAATAATAAAGATAAAACCCTTAATGCCCGGTATATGAAGTATAAATCTCTCAGGGCATATATTGAATATCCATACAACCAGACAGTGGCAAAAGAGGAGATGGCCGCTAAAATTCCGGGCATAACAGAGGAAGAGATGAATCTCTGGCTCAGCGGAGATGCACAGAAGATAACAACTGATAATGAAACACTCTATTATGAAAATACTGTAATTAATTATTTATACGCCAATTCTGAAGTTTTGCAGAATTTTAACTATCTTAATTTTGGTTATGTATCAGAAGAAGCCCTCTCACGCAGTAAAGAACTGTCAGGCCCTTTTTACACAAACCCCAGGCATTATAAGGGGATTGAAAGCTTAAACATTCCAAAGGATAAATTTACAGCTGATGGAATAATTAAAATCTGGTTTCCACTCCCGTTAAATACCGAAGCACAGAGTAATGTTACTGTGAACAATCTCTCATACGAAGAGTATATCGTTAAAGGCCCGGTCACAGACGGCAGTATCGGGTATGTGTACTATGAAATTCCGGGCGGAAAAATTGCAGGCGACCTCATAATTTCGGCTGATATTGGTTTTACATATTACGAACATATCTCTGATACTGACCCCTCACCTGTTATGGAATATAACAGAAGCAGTCCTGAATATCTACACTATACGGCCTCTGTGGGAAATACTGAAATTTCTGAGGATATTAAAAATAAGGCAGAGGAGATTGCAGGGGGTGAGAAGAATCCATACCTTCAGGCAAAACTGATCTATAATTATATTATCACAACTTATCCGTACAGCCAGGTGCCTCATTTATCCCTCGATACAGTTGAGCCGAAAATCGCTGAAACTGCATATATGTATGAAACCGGAAACGGGGACTGTGGCACACAGAGCATGTACTTCTCAGCACTCTGCCGTGCACTCGGTATTCCGGCACGGGCCTTAGGTGGTTATCAGATGGTTATGTCAGATTCACCGGGTGAACATTTCTGGGCGGAATATTATATCGAAGGTTACGGCTGGGTGCCGTGTGATCCAACCGTTGCAGAGACAGCCGACTGGGTTGAAATTCCGGATGAAAAGAGAGAGAAATTTAAGGAGTTTTACTCAGACAGCCTCGATGCCAGAAGGTTTGTCATACAAAAAGAGACTGATGCAGTGATGATTCCGTTATTTGAGGAGAAGACAGTATCTCCTGATAACCTTCCTGTATTCAGGCCGGTTCTTCAGAGTCCGGCGTTTGTTCATGATGAATCTGAGACTGATATTGATCTCTTTGCAAGGGGATATTTCAGTATTGAATTAAAGGAAGTCTAA
- a CDS encoding PAS domain S-box protein yields MDIDLRTLSLVVVVAYIFEAFAIAYLYRSNKNYPGVGWWVLGTTLSAAGIAFLLLRDIIPFIFITVILSNAFIILGSVFFYTGFMRFLGKREDLRLVIPPYLIFTALYCYFTCISDDITVRTAVMSVFLAYFLFLEAFALLGTKPRGIAGSARFIVAAESFIAFFLLFRAGYVLTAMSVESLFTSTAVQNVTFMLFFVKGFLLTLGLIIMVNQRLNADVTEAKEHFELFFNTSPDGVMISQMDNGVIIDANEGFLHLTGFLREEAVGHSSPDLNFWKNPDDRKAVFDEINKGGICENFETLFRRKDGSEITVIISARIISVQDIPCIISVTRNISERKLVEDALKQANRKLNLLSGITRHDILNATMVLGGYIELALDEPAGPKIKGYLQHMDVSAKNIEHQIEFTREYQEIGVNAATWQNVGDIVKMTGPAFRTEGVTVNVECRNVEIFADPLLRKVFYNLFDNAFRYAPPFKTISVSCTEIKEGEDGEDAQVPSGGKAGQAGLSVVFADDGAGIAEEDKKLLFERGFGKHTGLGLFLSREILAITGITITENGEEGKGARFEMTVPKGAYRFTGDGE; encoded by the coding sequence ATGGATATTGATCTTCGTACTCTCTCTTTAGTGGTTGTGGTTGCATATATTTTTGAGGCATTTGCAATCGCTTATCTCTACAGGAGCAATAAAAATTATCCGGGCGTTGGATGGTGGGTACTTGGGACCACGCTGTCGGCAGCGGGAATCGCCTTTCTGCTCCTGCGGGATATTATCCCGTTTATATTTATTACAGTAATCCTTTCAAATGCCTTTATTATACTTGGTTCTGTCTTTTTCTACACCGGGTTCATGCGTTTTCTCGGAAAGAGAGAGGACCTCAGGCTTGTTATTCCGCCGTATCTGATATTTACTGCACTGTACTGTTATTTCACCTGTATCAGTGATGACATTACTGTACGGACGGCAGTTATGTCTGTATTTCTGGCATATTTCCTCTTTTTAGAGGCTTTTGCGCTGCTTGGGACAAAGCCGCGGGGCATAGCCGGTTCGGCCCGTTTTATCGTTGCGGCAGAGTCTTTTATCGCATTTTTCCTCCTTTTCCGTGCTGGATATGTCCTTACAGCAATGTCTGTTGAGAGTCTCTTCACCTCAACAGCAGTCCAGAATGTAACATTTATGCTCTTCTTTGTAAAGGGCTTTCTTCTGACTTTAGGTCTGATAATTATGGTAAACCAGCGGCTGAATGCGGATGTTACTGAAGCAAAGGAGCACTTTGAACTCTTCTTTAATACAAGTCCGGACGGGGTTATGATCTCGCAGATGGACAATGGGGTTATTATTGATGCCAATGAAGGGTTTTTGCACCTTACCGGATTTTTACGTGAGGAGGCAGTCGGGCATTCCTCCCCGGATTTAAATTTCTGGAAAAATCCGGACGACCGGAAGGCGGTCTTTGATGAAATTAATAAGGGCGGAATTTGTGAGAATTTTGAGACTTTATTCCGGAGAAAGGACGGCAGTGAGATAACTGTAATTATCTCTGCAAGGATCATCAGTGTTCAGGACATTCCCTGTATTATCAGTGTGACAAGGAATATAAGTGAGAGAAAGCTGGTGGAGGATGCACTTAAGCAGGCGAACCGGAAATTAAATCTGCTCTCAGGCATCACCCGCCATGACATCCTGAATGCAACTATGGTCCTTGGCGGATATATTGAACTTGCCCTTGATGAACCGGCGGGACCGAAGATTAAGGGTTATCTTCAGCATATGGACGTGAGTGCAAAAAATATAGAGCACCAGATCGAATTTACCAGGGAATACCAGGAGATTGGTGTGAATGCAGCAACCTGGCAGAATGTCGGTGATATTGTTAAAATGACCGGGCCGGCGTTCAGGACGGAGGGGGTTACTGTGAATGTTGAATGCCGGAATGTTGAGATTTTTGCAGACCCGCTCCTCCGGAAGGTATTTTATAATCTCTTTGACAACGCTTTCCGGTATGCTCCGCCTTTTAAGACAATTTCCGTATCCTGCACGGAGATTAAAGAGGGGGAGGACGGAGAGGATGCACAGGTTCCATCGGGCGGAAAGGCCGGACAGGCAGGGCTTTCTGTTGTATTTGCTGACGATGGTGCCGGGATTGCGGAGGAGGACAAAAAGCTTCTATTTGAACGCGGTTTTGGTAAGCATACGGGCCTTGGGCTGTTTCTTTCACGTGAGATCCTTGCAATTACGGGCATTACCATAACTGAGAACGGTGAAGAGGGAAAGGGTGCCCGCTTTGAGATGACTGTGCCAAAGGGGGCTTACCGGTTTACCGGGGACGGGGAGTGA
- a CDS encoding PEGA domain-containing protein produces the protein MNSILSVINLKQIPAIKNQKNILLIIFIMAIISIQAAAANPVGSVDITTDPPGADIYLDQIKLDYKTDILINGVDVGLHSLGLELTGYDPYYISNLEVLTNTKTYVKHTFEKPQDNIIISSSPKGAEVYIDSIYYGITPAGVSLDPGTYNFRIELDGYLTSESEYNADPYSISGDTYFELEPVPDKGSLIVTSIPDNALIYLDGKRAGTTSFRLNEIEPGEHTIRLEKSGFDSLEETVVISEYEDNIAEFIMHPQAGIISVDSVPAKGQVYINEKYLGKTPFSDYFEQGSYEIIIKSEAFEDYSEEIELGNDGESLLAVLTPSAEKLIISAEEEIEKNLKYEPDTAINYLNQSRKELEGKDYISSEKSAKTAISYAKDVDGDGLPNTIDIQPKIRNPYIYLIPLILFLIIILIIYIDYRRCSLNADAEISEIKSLNEEGIIAVVNLTSDNYYRGFVCSVYLDEKLTEIITDLGMTEVSIEKIPSGSHELKIKFVIDKWRYGTKTIEKSINFDINDLV, from the coding sequence ATGAACAGCATACTCTCAGTAATAAACCTGAAGCAGATTCCGGCAATAAAAAATCAGAAAAATATTCTTCTGATCATCTTTATAATGGCCATCATCAGCATACAGGCCGCAGCAGCAAACCCTGTTGGATCTGTTGATATAACCACCGATCCTCCCGGAGCTGACATCTATTTAGACCAGATAAAACTGGATTACAAAACTGATATTCTGATAAACGGCGTTGATGTGGGCCTTCACTCCCTGGGACTGGAACTCACAGGCTATGATCCGTATTATATCAGTAACCTTGAAGTGCTGACCAACACCAAAACCTATGTAAAGCACACATTTGAAAAACCACAGGATAACATAATTATCTCATCCAGTCCAAAAGGTGCAGAAGTATATATTGACAGCATCTATTATGGCATAACACCCGCCGGAGTTTCCCTTGACCCCGGCACATATAATTTCAGAATAGAACTTGACGGCTACTTAACCTCTGAATCAGAATACAATGCCGATCCATACTCCATATCCGGCGACACCTACTTTGAACTTGAACCGGTCCCGGATAAAGGCAGCCTTATTGTAACATCCATCCCTGACAATGCCCTGATATATCTGGACGGAAAACGTGCCGGCACAACCAGCTTCAGACTGAACGAAATTGAACCAGGGGAACATACAATCCGGCTTGAAAAATCCGGATTTGACAGTCTGGAAGAGACAGTTGTCATATCAGAATATGAGGATAACATTGCTGAGTTCATTATGCACCCACAGGCCGGCATAATAAGCGTGGATTCAGTCCCTGCCAAAGGTCAGGTTTACATAAATGAGAAATATCTTGGGAAAACCCCGTTTTCAGACTACTTTGAACAGGGCAGTTATGAAATCATCATAAAATCCGAAGCATTTGAGGACTATTCCGAAGAGATTGAACTTGGAAATGACGGTGAATCCCTCCTTGCCGTTCTTACCCCCTCAGCAGAAAAACTGATAATCTCTGCTGAAGAAGAGATTGAAAAAAATCTGAAGTATGAGCCGGATACAGCCATAAATTACCTGAATCAGAGCAGAAAGGAACTTGAAGGTAAAGATTACATCTCCTCAGAAAAGTCAGCAAAAACAGCAATAAGTTATGCAAAAGACGTTGACGGAGACGGCCTGCCCAATACAATTGACATCCAGCCAAAAATCCGGAACCCGTACATATACTTAATTCCGCTTATACTATTCCTGATAATCATCCTGATAATTTACATAGATTACAGAAGATGCAGCTTAAATGCTGACGCTGAGATTTCAGAGATAAAATCTCTGAATGAAGAAGGCATAATTGCGGTTGTAAACCTCACCTCTGATAATTATTACAGAGGATTTGTATGCTCCGTGTATCTTGATGAAAAATTAACAGAGATAATCACCGATCTTGGAATGACAGAAGTCAGCATTGAAAAAATCCCCTCAGGCTCTCACGAACTGAAAATTAAATTTGTCATCGACAAGTGGAGATATGGAACAAAAACTATTGAAAAAAGCATAAACTTTGATATAAATGATCTGGTGTAA
- a CDS encoding sensor histidine kinase: MTDKRFVILCCKNLIAEVDAAVAGMPGASVISYPPHCGHVRSVWDTVSSYYEEAALGGSTVFFCGCGCQNTFDIPAGVMESPDFIFGGSGASLFLPEFLVRSYEKEGCMLILPGFLLKWRENAACNGLDEATAGEIYGEALSEVLLIDTAVRPGISDELAEFSKFTGLSSRIIPAGTENLRLKLESAYLKWSFEAEKAGFKQRVLECEKKAADYSMIAELTDRIIGIYDEETIIHEVLDLFVLLFSPKKISYIKSADGKPGKAISVTTGEVFPDESGREFFSSGDETGVSSSGDGFFVRVTYGGVLKGIISVKNVLFPEHLDKYLNPAQFICRIAGLSIAIAETYRELVQTVSDRNYEITERRKAERALKQANKKLSILSGITRHDILNNLMVIQGYLDLTDSLKKDSVLDGYLLNISSAASGIQRQIEFTREYEELGAEDPVWIDPGTVIRKVGQARIPVISDCKGFEIFADPMIEKVFYNLYDNTLRHGEGATEVRVSCGPEKRTGDDMPAEGKESLGYVIVFEDDGCGVPDCMKKSIFDRGVGSNTGLGLYLIREILAITGITIAETGVYGEGVRFEMTVPEGGWRIVA, from the coding sequence TTGACTGATAAGAGGTTTGTCATTCTCTGCTGTAAAAATTTAATTGCAGAAGTGGATGCAGCTGTCGCGGGTATGCCCGGGGCATCTGTCATCTCATATCCTCCACATTGCGGCCATGTCAGGTCAGTATGGGATACTGTAAGCAGCTATTATGAAGAGGCGGCTTTGGGTGGAAGTACTGTATTTTTCTGCGGCTGTGGGTGCCAGAATACTTTTGACATCCCTGCTGGTGTGATGGAGAGTCCGGATTTCATATTCGGCGGGAGCGGTGCATCGCTTTTCCTCCCGGAATTTCTTGTAAGGAGTTATGAGAAGGAAGGATGTATGCTCATTCTGCCCGGATTTCTGCTCAAGTGGCGGGAGAATGCTGCCTGTAATGGTCTTGATGAAGCGACTGCCGGAGAGATTTACGGGGAGGCTTTGTCTGAGGTTCTGCTCATTGACACCGCAGTTCGTCCGGGAATTTCAGATGAGCTTGCGGAGTTTTCAAAGTTTACCGGGCTTTCATCACGGATTATTCCGGCGGGAACTGAGAATCTCCGGCTTAAGCTTGAGTCGGCATATCTGAAGTGGAGTTTTGAGGCTGAGAAGGCCGGATTTAAGCAGAGAGTTTTGGAGTGTGAGAAGAAGGCTGCCGATTATTCTATGATTGCTGAGCTTACAGACCGTATAATTGGCATCTATGATGAGGAGACGATTATTCATGAGGTTTTAGATCTCTTTGTCCTGCTCTTTTCGCCAAAGAAGATCAGTTATATCAAATCTGCGGACGGTAAGCCCGGTAAAGCCATAAGCGTCACTACCGGAGAGGTTTTTCCGGATGAATCCGGGAGGGAGTTTTTCAGTTCGGGGGATGAGACGGGGGTCAGTTCTTCCGGTGACGGTTTCTTTGTCAGGGTCACTTATGGCGGTGTTTTAAAGGGTATTATCTCTGTAAAAAACGTTTTATTTCCTGAACATCTGGATAAATATCTTAATCCTGCACAATTTATATGCAGGATTGCCGGGCTTTCGATTGCGATTGCTGAAACTTACCGGGAACTTGTGCAGACTGTATCAGACAGAAATTATGAGATTACTGAGAGGAGAAAGGCGGAGAGGGCACTTAAGCAGGCTAATAAGAAGTTAAGTATTCTGTCGGGGATAACAAGGCATGACATCCTGAATAATCTGATGGTGATTCAGGGCTATCTGGACCTTACTGATTCCCTAAAAAAGGATTCAGTGCTTGACGGGTATTTATTAAATATCAGTTCTGCTGCTTCCGGAATTCAGCGCCAGATTGAGTTTACCCGCGAGTATGAAGAACTTGGAGCTGAAGATCCGGTCTGGATTGATCCTGGAACTGTTATCAGAAAGGTCGGGCAGGCCCGGATTCCTGTTATCAGTGACTGCAAAGGGTTTGAGATCTTTGCAGATCCGATGATTGAGAAGGTATTTTACAATCTCTATGACAATACACTCCGGCACGGTGAAGGTGCGACTGAGGTGCGGGTTTCCTGCGGCCCGGAGAAACGTACAGGGGACGATATGCCTGCTGAGGGTAAAGAATCTTTAGGATATGTGATAGTTTTTGAGGATGACGGATGCGGTGTGCCGGACTGTATGAAGAAGAGTATCTTTGATAGGGGTGTTGGCTCGAATACGGGCCTTGGGCTCTATTTAATCCGTGAGATTCTTGCCATTACCGGAATTACTATTGCTGAAACCGGGGTTTATGGTGAGGGCGTCAGGTTTGAGATGACGGTTCCGGAAGGCGGATGGCGGATTGTGGCATAG
- a CDS encoding uroporphyrinogen decarboxylase family protein, with translation MSEYMTPMQRTLKTMEFCEPDRVPLFLLLTMHGAKELGLSIKNYFSEPEYVAEGQVRLQKKFGSDCYFGFTYAALEAEAWGSDVIFIDNGPPNAGRPVIREPEDIEKIQVPEISECPCLQNTLSIVERLNKAADGNIPVISAAVSPFSLPVMQMGFEGYLDLIYSGSPLFDKLMKKNEQFCISWANALFDAGATAVAYFDPLASPDIIDSELFRRTGLLTAKRVISKVKGPMAMHLASGRALPAIGDISETGCTGVAVSAFDDLAAVKEACYGKITVMGNLNGVEMRRWTDDVAEAKVKEAISAAGHGGGFILTDNHGEIPYQVPDSVLYAIGKAVRKWGQYPLD, from the coding sequence ATGAGCGAATATATGACCCCGATGCAGAGGACACTTAAAACGATGGAGTTTTGTGAGCCTGACCGTGTACCACTCTTTCTTCTGTTAACGATGCATGGTGCAAAGGAACTTGGACTTTCGATAAAGAATTATTTTTCAGAACCGGAATATGTGGCAGAAGGGCAGGTGAGGCTGCAGAAGAAGTTTGGGAGTGACTGTTATTTTGGATTTACCTATGCAGCTTTAGAGGCTGAGGCATGGGGCAGTGATGTCATCTTTATTGATAACGGCCCTCCGAATGCCGGAAGGCCGGTCATCCGTGAACCTGAGGATATAGAGAAGATACAAGTCCCTGAGATATCAGAATGCCCATGCCTCCAAAACACCCTCAGTATAGTTGAACGGCTGAACAAAGCAGCAGATGGCAATATTCCTGTGATATCTGCTGCTGTCTCGCCGTTTTCCCTGCCGGTTATGCAGATGGGCTTTGAAGGCTATCTTGATCTCATCTATTCGGGCAGTCCTCTCTTTGATAAGCTTATGAAGAAGAACGAGCAGTTCTGCATCTCATGGGCCAATGCACTCTTTGATGCAGGGGCAACGGCGGTTGCATACTTTGACCCGCTTGCATCCCCTGATATTATTGACTCTGAACTGTTCCGGAGGACAGGGCTTTTAACCGCAAAAAGGGTTATTTCAAAGGTAAAAGGCCCTATGGCAATGCACCTTGCGTCCGGAAGGGCACTTCCGGCTATCGGTGACATATCTGAAACAGGCTGTACGGGTGTCGCTGTGAGCGCCTTTGACGATCTGGCTGCCGTTAAGGAGGCATGCTATGGCAAAATAACGGTTATGGGAAATCTAAACGGCGTTGAGATGAGAAGGTGGACTGACGATGTTGCCGAGGCGAAGGTTAAGGAGGCGATATCAGCAGCAGGGCATGGCGGAGGTTTTATTCTGACCGACAATCATGGTGAGATTCCATATCAGGTTCCGGACTCTGTTCTTTATGCTATTGGTAAAGCAGTCCGGAAGTGGGGGCAGTATCCGCTTGACTGA
- a CDS encoding IS1634 family transposase: MAKLVTNEMVDDIPILLNTLQIMNLPAIINEICPTHGNWSGLPIGEMCAIWITHIISQADHRLSHVQKWARCHIHTLSLFLGMEVRELDFTDDRLAIILEKLSDDEVWEQIESRLNQESLRIYDIDNPTVRIDCTTVNSNCLVTEDGLVQFGRSKDRQDLPQIKIALAAIDPIGLPLTISTLPGNRADDPTYTPIIQKVRKSLNKSGLLYVGDSKMSAMSIRTEIVRNGDFYLTPLPKKIMPNTLLIEKIKQFEESDNQLIEVSREYSDGEIRQIAEGFEEWTSQSSVEDDVGFQWEERRIYARSFNYAETQKKALDKRIKKATEETEQMNLRGRGRKPPKTIEEAIEKGKNILNNYSLTGILEIDFKENEERITKRKYKNNPEHEIIKKTINCQVNLNKQAYNDARKTMGWRVYATNKPDSSFSLEKVILAYRNQYIIEDKFHRLKNHPTSLDPMFLTRDDHIDGLIKLASLGLRVLVSIEMKVHESLDKNGESLAGVYEYNPKKITKKPRAERMLKIFESVTLTIMNIEGVNMVFMSELTDLQKRILSLLGTDERIFKKICGNL; encoded by the coding sequence ATGGCTAAGTTAGTGACTAATGAGATGGTAGACGACATTCCTATTTTGCTCAACACATTGCAAATTATGAATCTCCCAGCAATCATAAATGAAATTTGTCCAACTCATGGAAACTGGAGCGGGCTTCCAATTGGTGAGATGTGTGCCATTTGGATTACTCATATAATTAGTCAGGCCGATCACAGATTAAGCCATGTTCAAAAGTGGGCACGTTGTCATATCCATACATTAAGTCTATTTCTTGGAATGGAAGTGCGAGAGCTTGATTTTACGGACGATAGATTAGCAATCATACTCGAAAAATTATCCGATGATGAAGTATGGGAACAGATTGAATCACGACTAAATCAGGAAAGTTTGCGTATTTATGACATTGATAACCCTACAGTACGAATTGACTGTACAACTGTCAACTCAAATTGTTTAGTGACGGAGGATGGTCTGGTCCAATTTGGAAGATCAAAAGATAGACAGGATCTGCCTCAGATAAAAATTGCTCTTGCAGCAATTGATCCTATTGGTCTGCCCTTAACCATTTCAACTTTACCTGGGAATCGTGCTGATGATCCCACATATACTCCAATAATTCAAAAAGTTCGTAAATCTCTTAATAAATCCGGACTCCTGTACGTTGGGGATTCTAAAATGAGTGCAATGTCAATACGGACAGAAATTGTCCGGAACGGTGATTTTTATCTCACACCACTCCCTAAAAAAATAATGCCAAATACGCTTCTAATAGAAAAAATAAAGCAGTTTGAAGAATCTGACAATCAACTTATTGAAGTTAGCAGAGAATATTCTGATGGTGAAATACGCCAAATTGCTGAGGGATTTGAAGAATGGACTTCCCAAAGTTCAGTTGAAGATGATGTTGGATTTCAATGGGAGGAGAGAAGAATTTATGCCCGATCTTTTAACTATGCTGAAACTCAAAAAAAGGCACTGGACAAGCGCATTAAAAAAGCAACCGAAGAAACAGAACAAATGAATCTGAGAGGAAGGGGCAGAAAACCACCAAAAACAATAGAAGAAGCCATAGAAAAAGGAAAAAATATTCTTAACAATTATTCCCTTACTGGCATCCTGGAAATTGATTTTAAGGAGAATGAGGAAAGGATTACCAAGAGAAAATACAAAAATAATCCTGAACATGAAATTATAAAAAAAACAATAAACTGCCAGGTAAATCTAAATAAACAGGCATACAATGACGCACGCAAGACTATGGGGTGGCGTGTTTATGCAACAAATAAACCCGATAGCAGTTTTTCTCTTGAAAAAGTGATACTGGCATACAGAAATCAGTATATTATTGAGGATAAATTCCACCGGCTAAAAAATCACCCAACATCATTAGATCCAATGTTTCTAACACGAGATGATCATATTGATGGTCTGATCAAACTTGCGTCACTTGGTTTAAGAGTACTGGTGTCAATTGAGATGAAAGTTCATGAGTCTCTTGATAAAAATGGGGAAAGTCTTGCAGGAGTATATGAATACAATCCCAAGAAAATTACAAAAAAGCCACGTGCTGAAAGGATGTTAAAAATTTTTGAATCTGTAACTTTGACAATAATGAATATAGAGGGAGTAAATATGGTTTTTATGAGTGAATTGACCGATTTGCAAAAGAGAATATTGAGTCTTCTGGGGACGGATGAAAGAATATTCAAGAAAATTTGTGGCAATCTATGA